One genomic segment of [Phormidium] sp. ETS-05 includes these proteins:
- a CDS encoding alanine--glyoxylate aminotransferase family protein has translation MGDKLMLMIPGPTPVPEKALLDLAKHPIGHRTKEFEAVMAEVTQNLKWLHQTTSDVLMLTVSGTGAMEAGIINFLSPGDRVLVGCNGKFGDRWAEVAIAYGLNVEKVTAEWGKPLEPSDFGAVLEADKDKQIKAVIITHSETSTGVINDLEAINRHVKAHGEALMIVDAVTSMGAANVPIDAWGLDVVASGSQKGFMIPPGLGFVAVSAKAWEAYKTAKLPRFYLDLGKYRKAAAKNSTPFTPPVNLIMALRTTLAMMQAEGLENIFARHQRLMNATRAGVKALGLPLFAPDNAASPAITAVAPVGVEAEQIRGILKKRFDIALAGGQDHLKGKIFRIGHLGFVSDRDILAALSALEVAMVELGSELATPGAGVAAAAQILTQG, from the coding sequence ATGGGCGATAAGTTAATGTTGATGATTCCTGGCCCGACGCCGGTGCCAGAAAAAGCATTGTTAGATTTGGCGAAACACCCGATCGGACACCGCACCAAGGAATTTGAGGCGGTGATGGCGGAGGTGACGCAGAATCTGAAGTGGCTGCATCAAACCACCAGTGATGTGCTGATGCTGACGGTTTCGGGTACGGGAGCGATGGAGGCGGGGATAATTAACTTCCTCAGCCCGGGCGATCGGGTGTTGGTGGGATGTAATGGCAAGTTCGGCGATCGGTGGGCGGAAGTCGCGATCGCCTACGGCTTGAATGTAGAAAAAGTCACCGCCGAATGGGGCAAACCCCTAGAGCCCTCCGACTTCGGTGCTGTACTGGAAGCGGACAAAGACAAGCAAATTAAGGCTGTCATCATCACCCACAGCGAAACCTCTACCGGGGTGATTAACGACTTAGAAGCAATCAACCGCCATGTCAAAGCTCACGGCGAAGCCTTAATGATTGTGGATGCAGTCACCAGTATGGGGGCAGCGAATGTACCCATAGATGCTTGGGGTTTAGATGTAGTCGCCTCTGGCTCGCAAAAAGGGTTTATGATTCCTCCCGGTTTGGGCTTCGTCGCCGTCAGTGCCAAAGCCTGGGAAGCCTACAAAACCGCCAAACTGCCCCGATTTTATCTGGATTTAGGTAAATATCGCAAGGCAGCGGCGAAAAATAGCACGCCATTCACCCCGCCAGTGAATTTAATTATGGCTCTGCGCACAACGCTGGCGATGATGCAGGCGGAAGGGTTGGAAAATATTTTCGCTCGTCACCAACGCCTGATGAATGCTACTCGCGCCGGGGTGAAGGCGCTAGGTTTACCATTGTTTGCCCCCGATAATGCTGCTTCCCCCGCCATTACAGCGGTGGCGCCAGTGGGAGTGGAAGCAGAACAGATCCGGGGCATTTTGAAAAAGCGGTTTGATATTGCCCTCGCCGGTGGTCAAGACCACTTGAAAGGCAAGATTTTCCGTATCGGTCATTTAGGGTTTGTGAGCGATCGAGACATCCTCGCCGCCCTCAGCGCCCTAGAAGTAGCAATGGTAGAATTAGGTTCTGAATTGGCTACTCCCGGCGCCGGTGTCGCCGCCGCCGCCCAAATTCTCACCCAGGGCTAA
- a CDS encoding ABA4-like family protein, with protein MTAEQIFSFANLFVLPFWALMIFLPNWTVTRRVMGSYIPFVIVASLYLYLLTGEINTESAQALANPKLADIARFFADESAAATGWVHFLVLDLFVGRWVYWQGQETGIWTVHSIALCLFAGPLGLLSHIITTWITQKFFPNNTPEAPATTTAAEL; from the coding sequence ATGACTGCCGAACAAATTTTCTCTTTTGCCAACCTCTTCGTCCTCCCGTTTTGGGCGCTGATGATTTTTTTGCCCAATTGGACCGTGACTCGCCGCGTCATGGGGTCATACATCCCCTTTGTCATCGTGGCGAGCCTTTACCTCTATTTGCTCACCGGCGAAATCAACACCGAATCAGCTCAGGCTCTTGCTAATCCTAAGTTAGCCGATATCGCCCGGTTTTTCGCCGATGAAAGTGCTGCAGCCACTGGCTGGGTGCATTTTCTGGTTTTAGATTTGTTTGTGGGGCGTTGGGTGTATTGGCAAGGACAGGAAACCGGCATTTGGACCGTTCACTCGATCGCCCTGTGCCTATTTGCCGGTCCCTTGGGCTTGCTGTCTCACATCATCACCACTTGGATAACCCAGAAATTCTTCCCCAATAACACCCCCGAGGCACCAGCTACCACCACCGCCGCCGAGCTGTAG
- the sbcC gene encoding exonuclease subunit SbcC, whose protein sequence is MIPLQIKLTNFLSYRDAALDFRGLHAACICGPNGAGKSSLLEAMAWAIWGNSRAGTEDDVIHAGTGEVRVDFTFSCDRQIYRVIRSRQLGKTTTVEFQIATDEEGNSFRAISDRTARSTQDKIIQHLKLDYETFVNSAYLRQGRADEFMLKKPAERKQVLAGLLRLERYESLANQAKDISAQLKGKIQLLEGQLSSLGDRLQQKETIAAEITTLETQLAQLQAAQTADREQLSRWQQASAQRQTGQQQLEFLRRNRDGLQREHHRLQQELQAIHRQSQTLTALLEQEAEITAGYAQFQQLQAQEETLTAQLHQYQNAQNRRTHIQAQLQEQSRDKELKRQQIQAQLEAISQQEAELQNILAQAPEVEAAIIKQQEARARLQQLDRLQAEVTPLLRRRENLQSELISRKARTQARLEEIATTAHRLYSLQQERGKVQQAVLEVEQKIEELEKKRNYQQRVREKGLERRSFLERLQAHQREYETQLAEIEHKIRMLGNDAICPLCDRPLDSHHWELVMQKHENQHQETQNRLWVVREQMAVSDREIQLLRQEYQGLSRELAAADALQKQYGGLQVQLEMTTADRERLAQLAREKQHLEHALQSGSFAGNLAAEVQHLEQSLAQLGYDEKNHALARSDVERWRWAEIKHAQIKDARERLNQLSARRPQLETSLEQIRLELENSEKDSQWRRQLEEIEQELETLKFSVAEHQTISAARTRAQVWLLRAEQLRRAQQEYPQITAKAAEIEQHLEMRREEIQEFDREIDSIQKQLAAIPPTDIPKLEKQIATRRVELDNRLAALGRWQQKKQHLEALEQQRTTLSAELQTARRQYRVYSELAAAFGKNGIPTLTIENILPILEAETNHILARLTGNALHVRFITQKASRSGKKQAKLIDTLDIEIADAKGTRPYETYSGGEAFRINFAIRLALARLLCSRQGTRLQMLIVDEGFGTQDGEGCDRLIAAINAIAPEFAAILIVTHMNKFKEAFTSRIEVRKTDEGSRLSVYA, encoded by the coding sequence ATGATTCCGCTGCAAATAAAGCTGACTAACTTCTTAAGCTATCGCGATGCTGCCCTGGATTTTCGGGGTTTGCACGCGGCTTGTATCTGTGGGCCGAATGGAGCGGGGAAATCCTCGCTCCTAGAAGCAATGGCATGGGCGATTTGGGGGAATAGCCGCGCTGGGACAGAGGATGATGTGATTCACGCGGGAACTGGGGAAGTGCGGGTGGATTTTACTTTTAGCTGCGATCGCCAAATCTACCGCGTCATCCGTAGTCGCCAATTAGGCAAAACCACCACCGTAGAATTTCAAATCGCCACCGATGAAGAGGGTAACAGCTTCCGCGCCATCAGCGATCGCACTGCCCGATCCACCCAAGACAAAATCATCCAACACCTAAAACTAGACTACGAAACCTTTGTCAACTCCGCCTATCTGCGCCAAGGAAGAGCGGATGAGTTCATGCTGAAAAAACCAGCAGAGCGCAAACAGGTACTAGCGGGACTGCTCCGCCTGGAACGCTACGAAAGCCTTGCCAACCAAGCCAAAGACATCAGCGCCCAACTCAAAGGTAAAATCCAACTATTAGAAGGACAACTATCCTCCCTGGGCGATCGACTGCAACAAAAAGAAACCATCGCCGCCGAAATCACCACCCTAGAAACCCAACTGGCGCAACTGCAAGCAGCCCAAACAGCCGATCGTGAGCAACTATCACGCTGGCAACAAGCCTCCGCACAACGGCAAACCGGACAACAACAACTAGAATTCCTCCGCCGCAACCGGGATGGACTACAGCGAGAACATCACCGCCTGCAACAAGAACTCCAAGCCATCCACCGCCAAAGCCAAACATTAACCGCCTTACTCGAGCAAGAAGCAGAAATCACCGCTGGTTATGCCCAATTCCAACAACTACAAGCCCAAGAAGAAACCCTCACCGCCCAACTCCACCAGTACCAAAACGCCCAAAACCGACGCACCCACATTCAAGCACAACTGCAGGAGCAATCTCGGGACAAAGAGCTAAAACGGCAACAAATCCAAGCCCAACTAGAAGCCATCAGCCAACAAGAAGCCGAACTGCAAAACATCCTTGCCCAAGCTCCAGAAGTAGAAGCCGCCATCATCAAACAACAAGAAGCAAGAGCCAGACTGCAACAGCTCGATCGCCTGCAAGCCGAAGTCACCCCCCTGCTGCGGCGGCGGGAAAACCTGCAATCAGAACTAATCTCCCGCAAAGCCAGAACCCAAGCGCGATTAGAAGAAATCGCCACCACCGCCCATCGCCTCTATTCCCTGCAACAAGAACGAGGTAAAGTCCAACAAGCCGTCCTAGAAGTAGAGCAAAAAATCGAAGAATTAGAGAAAAAACGCAACTACCAGCAGCGAGTCCGCGAAAAAGGACTAGAAAGACGCAGTTTCCTAGAACGTTTGCAAGCTCATCAGCGGGAATATGAAACCCAACTCGCCGAAATCGAGCATAAAATCAGGATGCTGGGGAACGACGCCATTTGTCCCCTGTGCGATCGACCCTTAGACAGCCATCACTGGGAACTGGTGATGCAGAAACACGAGAACCAACACCAAGAAACCCAAAACCGCCTCTGGGTAGTGCGCGAACAAATGGCAGTTTCCGACAGAGAAATCCAACTCCTGCGCCAAGAATACCAAGGACTCAGCCGAGAACTCGCCGCCGCCGACGCCCTGCAAAAACAATACGGCGGGTTGCAAGTGCAACTAGAAATGACTACAGCCGATCGGGAAAGACTCGCCCAACTCGCCCGAGAAAAACAGCACCTAGAACATGCCCTCCAAAGTGGCAGTTTTGCCGGAAACCTCGCCGCCGAAGTGCAACACCTAGAACAAAGCCTCGCCCAACTCGGCTACGACGAAAAAAACCACGCCCTGGCTCGCAGCGATGTAGAACGGTGGCGGTGGGCAGAAATTAAACACGCCCAAATCAAAGACGCCCGCGAACGCCTAAACCAACTCAGTGCAAGGCGTCCGCAACTAGAAACATCACTAGAACAGATACGTTTAGAACTAGAAAACAGCGAAAAAGATAGCCAGTGGCGCCGCCAACTAGAAGAAATCGAGCAAGAACTAGAAACACTGAAATTTAGCGTCGCCGAACACCAAACCATCAGCGCCGCCCGGACCCGCGCCCAAGTTTGGCTCCTGCGCGCCGAACAGTTGCGCCGCGCCCAACAGGAATATCCCCAGATTACCGCCAAAGCTGCTGAAATAGAGCAACATCTAGAAATGCGTCGCGAAGAAATCCAAGAATTCGATCGGGAAATCGACAGCATCCAAAAACAGCTCGCCGCCATCCCCCCCACCGATATTCCCAAACTAGAAAAACAAATCGCCACCCGGCGGGTAGAACTAGATAACCGCCTCGCCGCATTAGGACGCTGGCAACAGAAAAAACAACATTTAGAAGCTCTAGAACAACAGCGCACCACCCTAAGCGCCGAATTGCAAACAGCCCGCCGCCAATACCGAGTTTACAGCGAATTGGCCGCCGCATTTGGCAAAAACGGCATTCCCACCCTCACCATTGAAAACATCCTCCCCATCCTAGAAGCCGAAACCAATCACATCCTCGCCCGGTTGACGGGTAACGCCCTGCACGTGCGATTTATCACCCAAAAAGCCAGCCGCTCTGGGAAAAAACAAGCCAAATTGATTGATACTTTGGATATCGAGATCGCCGACGCCAAGGGTACTCGTCCTTATGAGACATATTCTGGCGGTGAGGCATTTAGAATTAATTTTGCCATTCGTTTGGCATTAGCTCGCCTGCTCTGCAGCCGTCAGGGCACCCGGTTGCAAATGTTAATTGTGGATGAAGGCTTCGGGACCCAGGATGGGGAAGGATGCGATCGGCTCATCGCCGCCATCAACGCGATCGCCCCCGAATTCGCCGCCATCCTCATTGTCACTCATATGAATAAATTTAAAGAAGCCTTCACATCCCGCATAGAAGTCCGCAAAACCGATGAAGGTTCCCGCTTATCAGTTTATGCCTAA
- a CDS encoding Uma2 family endonuclease, translated as MIAITPEKLSSFEDYLTYDDGTDNRYELVDGRLEIVNPPTIGHMLIAKFVVNILEAEIARLSLPWLCFQEAGVRTGFRKSRLTDVCVVSREQARELVDKSAVFETPPVLVVEVVSPESVNRDYRYKRSEYAAVGIPEYWIIDPILNKVSGLRLDEGFYEEAVFTDNQSLVSQTFPELNLTVAQILAVSNITQ; from the coding sequence ATGATAGCTATAACTCCAGAAAAATTATCCAGTTTTGAAGATTATCTCACTTATGATGACGGCACGGATAACCGTTATGAGTTAGTTGATGGGAGGTTAGAAATAGTGAATCCACCAACAATCGGACATATGTTGATAGCCAAGTTTGTGGTAAATATTTTAGAAGCTGAAATCGCTCGCCTCAGCTTGCCTTGGCTATGTTTTCAAGAAGCTGGGGTGAGAACTGGATTTCGGAAATCTCGGTTAACCGATGTGTGCGTGGTATCGCGGGAGCAAGCAAGGGAATTAGTAGATAAATCGGCAGTATTTGAAACGCCACCGGTGCTGGTGGTGGAGGTGGTTAGTCCCGAATCAGTTAACCGGGATTATCGATATAAGCGGTCTGAATATGCAGCGGTGGGGATTCCAGAATATTGGATTATTGACCCAATTTTAAATAAAGTTTCGGGGTTGCGGCTGGATGAGGGATTCTATGAAGAAGCTGTTTTTACAGATAATCAATCTCTTGTTTCTCAGACTTTCCCTGAATTAAATTTAACGGTGGCTCAGATTTTAGCCGTAAGTAATATTACTCAATAA
- a CDS encoding pentapeptide repeat-containing protein encodes MTVEEALAFVESALDYQQLSKVQELVFRNAWEGRSYTEMARTSDYEADYIKSSAAKLWKLMSEAFGEKVKKGNLQSVIKRYARRIKVNLQRNLVIEVNLSGANLSGANLSGARLFANLNEADFVQTDGHQPIRSDDQTESDLEEPDNQESQSNPENRIYSWNGHHLRSQEHVKIAEALERIGILFIPNPKLRLTTSEGRDSQEFDFMILHQGKWGILQINGEELLSEPVSNEDSHGLLQYHGIRLVYNCDVTRCGGEPDRVVQEFLETLSHV; translated from the coding sequence ATGACCGTCGAAGAAGCTTTAGCATTCGTAGAGAGCGCTCTAGACTACCAGCAATTAAGCAAAGTTCAAGAGCTGGTGTTTCGTAATGCTTGGGAGGGACGGTCTTATACGGAGATGGCCAGAACTTCTGACTATGAAGCTGATTATATTAAGTCTTCTGCTGCTAAGCTCTGGAAGCTAATGTCAGAAGCATTTGGCGAAAAGGTAAAAAAAGGAAATCTCCAGTCAGTCATCAAGCGATATGCAAGACGAATTAAAGTAAACTTACAGCGTAATCTGGTAATTGAAGTAAACCTCAGCGGTGCCAATCTCAGTGGAGCTAACCTAAGTGGAGCGCGCTTGTTCGCTAACTTAAATGAAGCAGATTTTGTTCAAACAGATGGGCACCAACCAATAAGATCGGACGATCAGACAGAATCAGATTTAGAAGAACCGGATAACCAGGAAAGTCAATCTAACCCAGAAAACCGCATCTATTCCTGGAATGGCCATCACTTGCGCTCCCAGGAACACGTGAAAATAGCGGAAGCTCTGGAACGCATTGGTATCCTCTTTATCCCTAACCCTAAACTGCGCTTGACAACTTCCGAAGGCAGGGATAGCCAAGAATTTGATTTTATGATTCTGCACCAGGGGAAGTGGGGTATCCTACAGATAAATGGGGAGGAATTGCTGTCAGAACCGGTGAGTAATGAGGATAGTCACGGGCTGTTGCAATATCACGGTATCCGGCTGGTCTATAATTGCGATGTGACGCGGTGTGGCGGGGAACCCGATCGGGTGGTTCAGGAGTTTTTAGAAACCTTGAGTCACGTATAG
- a CDS encoding Uma2 family endonuclease yields the protein MVTTALAPAEQKTVLENISWATFEALLQETGANRGSRFAYDQGILEIMTPLWEHESYKCSLGNFIFVLAEELGIEIKSAGSTTLKLPELNKGIEPDQCYYIQNESLMRGKIKLDLNTDPPPDLAIEIDTTNSSVNKASIYAALGVPELWRYNGRILQFYQLNDDSYVEQEFSRAFPLISALSLTEFLEKSKTSGEMALLKSFRIWLREQLSKH from the coding sequence ATGGTCACAACTGCATTAGCTCCCGCCGAGCAAAAAACTGTCCTGGAAAATATTAGTTGGGCAACTTTTGAAGCCCTGCTGCAAGAAACCGGCGCTAACCGAGGCTCTCGCTTCGCTTACGACCAAGGAATCTTAGAAATTATGACACCGTTGTGGGAACATGAAAGCTATAAATGCAGTTTGGGCAATTTTATTTTTGTCTTAGCGGAAGAATTGGGGATAGAAATCAAAAGCGCTGGCTCTACAACCCTGAAGCTGCCGGAATTAAACAAAGGCATCGAACCGGATCAGTGCTATTATATCCAGAATGAATCCCTAATGAGAGGAAAAATTAAACTGGATTTAAACACCGACCCGCCGCCAGATTTAGCGATAGAAATCGACACCACTAATAGTTCTGTGAACAAAGCCAGTATTTACGCTGCCTTGGGAGTACCGGAACTGTGGCGTTATAATGGCAGGATCTTACAATTTTATCAGTTAAATGATGATTCATATGTAGAACAGGAATTCAGCCGCGCATTTCCCCTAATATCGGCGCTGTCCCTAACCGAATTTTTGGAAAAAAGTAAAACTAGCGGGGAAATGGCGCTATTAAAATCGTTTCGCATCTGGTTGCGAGAGCAACTGTCAAAGCATTAA
- a CDS encoding pentapeptide repeat-containing protein, translated as MDANEILKRYRAGETQFKGANLRNVNLKGADLIGIDLTSADLNSANLMMAYLSRGKLYGANLFSAKLSGANLERADLRNANLSDADLHGATLQGANLSKANMALANLLDANLIGADLRGVNISGACLRGACLRGANMREEKRAYKPANLRGADLRGADLRGVNLSGADLSRADLQGANLTETSLRGANLERAKMGYAILKGCFLTEANLTGVSFLEAVMVGARMERVLLAEADLSGANMRSVLLPDAKLDRAVLTGADLTNANLNRADLTRAIMRNVNLTNAQLIQTHFTKTDLTGANLRLANLSEAELSTANLLDVNLSGATMPDGEVQP; from the coding sequence ATGGATGCCAACGAAATACTCAAGCGATATCGAGCCGGAGAAACCCAATTTAAAGGCGCCAACCTGCGCAATGTCAACCTCAAAGGTGCCGACCTAATTGGTATTGACCTTACCAGCGCCGACCTCAACTCGGCTAACTTGATGATGGCTTATCTGAGTCGGGGCAAGCTATATGGTGCCAACCTGTTTAGTGCCAAACTCAGCGGCGCCAACCTAGAGCGAGCCGACCTGAGAAATGCCAACCTCAGCGATGCTGACTTGCATGGTGCCACCCTCCAAGGCGCCAACCTGAGTAAGGCCAATATGGCTTTAGCCAATCTCCTTGATGCTAACCTCATCGGCGCCGACCTGCGCGGTGTCAATATTAGCGGCGCCTGCTTGCGGGGGGCCTGTCTGCGGGGAGCCAATATGCGGGAAGAAAAAAGAGCCTACAAACCCGCCAACCTGCGGGGGGCAGACTTACGCGGTGCGGACTTGCGCGGTGTCAACCTCAGCGGTGCAGACTTGAGCCGTGCAGACTTGCAGGGGGCGAACTTGACGGAAACCAGCTTGCGCGGCGCTAACCTGGAGCGGGCGAAAATGGGTTATGCCATCCTCAAAGGTTGTTTCCTCACCGAAGCCAACCTCACTGGTGTCAGCTTCTTGGAAGCAGTGATGGTAGGAGCCCGCATGGAGCGCGTCTTGCTCGCAGAAGCTGATTTGAGCGGTGCCAATATGCGCAGTGTTTTGCTCCCTGATGCCAAGCTCGATCGGGCAGTTTTGACCGGAGCTGACTTGACTAATGCCAACTTAAACCGAGCCGACCTAACTCGGGCAATTATGAGAAATGTCAACCTCACCAACGCCCAGCTCATCCAAACCCATTTCACCAAAACAGACCTCACCGGAGCAAATTTGCGCTTAGCCAATCTCTCCGAAGCCGAACTGAGTACCGCCAACCTCCTCGATGTTAACCTCTCTGGCGCCACCATGCCTGATGGAGAAGTGCAGCCGTGA
- a CDS encoding peptidoglycan-binding protein codes for MKLENIVAQDLVVSLAQLKGDRELLVQIQQRLSALGWYPGGRWIDGGYGPRTEAALAKFCAAANLDSLTTGRFDRAFASALLQLDRSQVLPKAATDREQVFQDFLRREIGFDAYKLAFLDRSIDKSPYKSHVDSYPSRLKEKPDTPNLADSTSGPSVPLAKFDFYPVLGKIPAIDDKALGFLHSDITEACIAIGQFFGSDIRTRWLGKNALSNQQFWSVTKIIPILNVVSLANTKYPYIDVDNCMVRDRYTGTPFHFHDLASDVLTYDTKIGSSNSISAAFKRFDTYLGLEKWLKKITGNDKLEFQGMYGEPPFFNWPELFDTKSQQVILQAAPETPSGQNLLCAYDLTRIISMLGWHHHIPKPARFPGCQWDSLESVARAMGKDTARYVDVALEKLGLQDVIKSPVILSKLGFGRSDSRNRTEICYSAFVQFSNQRPKQDGNPPQLISLALTLRGVKALNDANAEATELDARMAAEVTEIIRRALNDELV; via the coding sequence ATGAAGCTGGAAAATATTGTCGCCCAAGATTTGGTGGTGAGTTTGGCTCAGTTGAAAGGCGATCGGGAGTTGCTGGTGCAAATTCAGCAGCGGTTAAGCGCTTTGGGTTGGTATCCTGGGGGGCGGTGGATTGATGGCGGTTATGGTCCTCGCACGGAGGCGGCTTTGGCGAAGTTCTGCGCCGCTGCTAATCTTGATAGTCTGACTACTGGGAGGTTCGATCGCGCTTTTGCTTCGGCTTTACTCCAGCTCGATCGCTCTCAGGTCCTGCCCAAAGCGGCGACCGATCGCGAGCAAGTTTTTCAAGATTTCTTGCGCCGGGAAATCGGTTTTGATGCTTACAAACTGGCGTTTTTAGACCGCAGCATCGATAAATCTCCTTACAAATCCCACGTCGATAGTTACCCTAGTCGTCTGAAGGAAAAACCGGATACTCCCAACCTTGCCGATTCCACCAGCGGTCCATCTGTGCCTTTGGCTAAGTTTGATTTCTATCCGGTTTTAGGGAAAATCCCGGCTATTGATGATAAAGCTCTTGGTTTTCTCCACTCAGATATCACGGAAGCCTGTATCGCGATCGGTCAGTTTTTCGGCAGCGATATCCGCACCCGCTGGTTGGGGAAAAATGCTTTGAGTAATCAGCAGTTTTGGAGTGTGACGAAAATTATCCCTATCCTTAATGTGGTCAGCTTGGCTAATACCAAGTATCCTTATATTGATGTGGATAACTGCATGGTGCGCGATCGCTACACTGGCACCCCCTTCCATTTTCACGATTTGGCCTCCGATGTCCTTACCTATGACACTAAAATCGGTAGCTCTAATTCTATTTCTGCGGCTTTCAAGCGCTTTGACACCTATCTGGGTTTGGAAAAATGGTTGAAAAAAATCACCGGTAATGATAAACTTGAGTTTCAAGGTATGTACGGTGAGCCGCCTTTTTTCAACTGGCCGGAATTGTTTGATACTAAAAGCCAGCAGGTGATTTTGCAGGCGGCTCCAGAAACTCCCTCGGGGCAAAATCTTCTCTGTGCTTATGACTTAACTCGCATTATCTCGATGCTGGGATGGCATCACCATATCCCGAAACCAGCTCGCTTCCCTGGATGCCAGTGGGATAGTTTGGAAAGTGTTGCCCGGGCGATGGGTAAAGATACTGCCCGCTATGTGGATGTGGCTCTGGAAAAGTTGGGGCTACAAGATGTGATTAAATCTCCGGTAATTCTCTCTAAACTGGGCTTTGGTCGCAGTGACTCTCGCAATCGCACGGAAATCTGCTACAGTGCTTTTGTGCAGTTTTCTAATCAGCGCCCAAAACAGGACGGCAACCCACCCCAATTGATTAGTTTAGCACTGACTTTGCGGGGTGTCAAGGCTTTAAATGATGCTAATGCGGAAGCTACGGAACTGGATGCGCGGATGGCGGCGGAAGTGACGGAAATTATCCGCCGCGCTCTCAATGATGAATTGGTTTGA
- the trpC gene encoding indole-3-glycerol phosphate synthase TrpC, protein MIKIRRRPPNPPVDMKNLRYQVNLPDSAPRHILEEIVWHKETEVARLREQMPLHDLQTKVADNAPPVRDFVAALRQGKSQPAVIAEVKKASPSKGIIREDFDPVAIARAYEQGGASCISVLTDEKFFSGSFENLQLVRNAVDLPLLCKEFIIYPYQIYLARLKGADAVLLIASILTDKDLQYFVKIARMLGMSALVEVHNLEELDRVLSLDGINLVGINNRNLEDFSVTLDNTCSLLQARGEQLAKQDILVVSESGIHVRGDLDKVAAAGAAAVLIGESLVKQPNPGAALENLLA, encoded by the coding sequence ATGATTAAAATCCGCCGCCGTCCGCCCAATCCCCCCGTAGATATGAAAAACTTACGCTATCAGGTAAATTTGCCCGATAGCGCTCCCCGCCATATCTTAGAAGAGATAGTATGGCACAAGGAAACAGAAGTGGCAAGGCTGCGCGAGCAAATGCCTTTACATGATTTGCAAACCAAAGTAGCCGATAATGCCCCCCCAGTGCGGGATTTTGTCGCAGCTTTGCGCCAAGGCAAAAGTCAGCCTGCAGTAATTGCAGAAGTGAAAAAGGCATCTCCGAGTAAAGGCATTATTCGGGAAGATTTCGACCCAGTAGCAATTGCTCGCGCCTATGAACAAGGAGGCGCTAGTTGTATTTCGGTGCTGACTGATGAAAAGTTTTTTTCTGGCAGCTTTGAAAATCTGCAACTGGTGCGGAATGCCGTAGATTTGCCGCTGTTGTGCAAGGAATTCATTATTTATCCCTATCAGATTTATCTGGCACGCCTAAAAGGTGCGGATGCGGTGTTGCTGATTGCCTCGATTTTGACTGATAAAGACCTCCAATATTTTGTGAAAATTGCCCGGATGTTGGGGATGTCGGCGTTGGTGGAGGTGCATAATTTGGAGGAACTCGATCGGGTGTTGTCCCTGGACGGGATTAACTTGGTGGGTATAAATAACCGCAACTTAGAGGATTTTTCCGTGACACTAGACAATACCTGCTCTTTGCTACAGGCGCGGGGCGAGCAGTTGGCAAAACAGGATATCCTGGTAGTGAGTGAGTCCGGTATCCACGTCCGAGGGGACCTGGACAAAGTGGCTGCAGCGGGAGCAGCGGCGGTTTTGATTGGCGAATCCTTGGTGAAACAACCCAATCCCGGCGCCGCTTTGGAAAATTTGCTGGCTTAA
- a CDS encoding DUF5340 domain-containing protein, protein MSIPLPSHIHYELLLQILERQTHFAVGQNGPQREKLQELVATVRKALAIQKQLETSCEIDNLPVEYRWSLNEVPREVVAQHD, encoded by the coding sequence ATGTCTATTCCCCTTCCTTCGCACATTCACTACGAACTGCTGCTACAGATTCTGGAGCGTCAAACTCATTTTGCGGTAGGGCAAAACGGACCCCAGCGGGAAAAGCTGCAGGAGCTGGTTGCTACGGTGCGCAAAGCTCTGGCAATCCAAAAACAATTGGAAACTAGCTGTGAAATTGATAATTTGCCGGTAGAATACCGCTGGTCTCTCAATGAAGTGCCACGAGAAGTAGTGGCACAACATGATTAA